TTTCGTTTTGCTTCGCTATTTCAATCCACTCGTCACTGCCTTTAAAACCACCAACTAAACTCGGTTTTAAAATTATGTATTGTGGCTTAATGGTTTGTAGTAACTTTTGCTTTTCTGTTACAGAAAACACTCTGATTAATTCTTCATCTAAAGCAATAGGAAGTGGCGTTTCTGAACAAAGTTTAGCCATAACATCTACTAGACCTTGTTTTATAGGTTGTTCTATGGAATGGAGGTCTAAATCTGACAGTATTTTTAGCTTTTCTAATGCTTCAGAAGGAGAAAAAGCACCGTTAGCATCCACACGAAGTTCAATATCTTTAGAAGTGAATTCTTTTCTAATTGATTTTAAAAGATTTATTTCGGTTTGAAAATCGATGGCTCCAATTTTCATTTTGATACAATGGAAACCTGCTTCAATTTTATCTTGAATTTGTTGTTTCATGAACGTTTCAGAACCCATCCAAATCAATCCGTTTATGGTAATAGAATCTTCACTTTGTGTAAATTTTGAAGGAAACAATTCAAACGGATTATGGCTTTCTAAAGATTTAAAAGCCATTTCTAAACCAAATTGAATGCTTGGAAATTCAATTAATTCAATCAATAAAGTTTCTAAACCTAAATATATGTTTTTACAAACCCACTGTAGTTTTTCTTCATAATCAGGTGTATCATCTATAGACAATCCTCTAAAAACACCACATTCACCAATACCCTGTTTTTCTTCAGAATTTAAAATAATAAACCAAGTTTCCTTAGTTTTTAAAACACCTCGAGAGGTGCCACTGGCTTGTTTAAAGTTTAAAATGTATTTTTTGTAGAATGCTCTTATCATTTACAACTCTATACTTTCACCAATTTCTAAAAGCATCAAGTCTTTGCCTTTATCAAAAAATTGGCGTTTAGCTTCTTCGTGGTTTATTTCAATATAACCAAAGGTATCAAAATGATATCCTAAAACTTTATCGCATTTTACAAAATCGCTTGCTATAATGGCATCTTCAATTCCCATGGTAAAATTATCGCCAATAGGTAAAATGGCTAAATCTAAATCTGTTCTCATCGGAATGAGCTTCATATCGAAGGTTAAAGCGGTATCTCCTGCTATGTAAATATTTTTATGCTCACCTTCAATCACAAAACCACCAGGTTGTCCTCCATATTTTCCATCGGGAAACGATGACGTATGAATGGCATTTACATATTTTACGGTTCCAAATTCAAAATCCCAACTACCGCCGTGGTTCATTGGGTGTCCTTCAATACCCAAAGCTTCAAAATGTGATACGATTTCAAAATTAGAAACCACTATAGCATTGGTGCGTTTCGCAATAGCCTCTACGTCTACAATGTGATCTTGATGTGCGTGTGTTAATAAAATATAATCGGCTTTAAGTGCATTTATATCTATATGAGATGCCTTAGGGTTTTCCGAAATAAAAGGGTCTACAAGAATATTTACGTCGTTAACTTGTATGCCTAAACTAGCGTGACCGTAAAATGTAATTTTCATAGTAATTAGTTATTCTAAAATTAAGAATTGCTTTTTTCCTGCTCCACTACTAATGGTAATAAAACGTTCGTCACTAAAGATACCATAAAAAGGTAAATAATACGTATTATTTTTATTCTCTTGAATCTTATTATAAGTTACATCTCCATTGGCATTATATACAATGTCATATAGTGAAGTAGATTCAAACCACCCTTTTGAAACTTTAATGCGTCCGTCTTCTTTATCTGTTAATTTTTTTCCAGAATTTAAAATAACGTGCAATTCACCATCTTTTAAGAAGGCATTGTAAGAAGGAAATACATCTCGTTTGAAGATGCTTCTGCCCCATTCTAAATCGCCATTAGAATTGAGTTTCAAAACTAAAACAGTGTTGTAATGATAAACGGTTTGCATGTATCCACCACCCATTCCATTGGAAACATAAACTTGAGTTACAAAAAATTCTTCTGCTAAAATATAAGTGTTTCCTAGTTTATCTTTAATGATATAATCTACATAGAAATTAGATAATTCATCATCCTTTTTTCTATCGGCTTTGGCTTCAGTATATAAATCTTTATAAACCGACTCGGGTAAATTGAATGATTTGC
The genomic region above belongs to Mariniflexile litorale and contains:
- a CDS encoding o-succinylbenzoate synthase; this translates as MIRAFYKKYILNFKQASGTSRGVLKTKETWFIILNSEEKQGIGECGVFRGLSIDDTPDYEEKLQWVCKNIYLGLETLLIELIEFPSIQFGLEMAFKSLESHNPFELFPSKFTQSEDSITINGLIWMGSETFMKQQIQDKIEAGFHCIKMKIGAIDFQTEINLLKSIRKEFTSKDIELRVDANGAFSPSEALEKLKILSDLDLHSIEQPIKQGLVDVMAKLCSETPLPIALDEELIRVFSVTEKQKLLQTIKPQYIILKPSLVGGFKGSDEWIEIAKQNEIGWWITSALESNVGLNAIAQYTYTKQSKLPQGLGTGGLFTNNFDCPLEVKNGTLQYNNKIDWNFNLV
- a CDS encoding metal-dependent hydrolase, with the translated sequence MKITFYGHASLGIQVNDVNILVDPFISENPKASHIDINALKADYILLTHAHQDHIVDVEAIAKRTNAIVVSNFEIVSHFEALGIEGHPMNHGGSWDFEFGTVKYVNAIHTSSFPDGKYGGQPGGFVIEGEHKNIYIAGDTALTFDMKLIPMRTDLDLAILPIGDNFTMGIEDAIIASDFVKCDKVLGYHFDTFGYIEINHEEAKRQFFDKGKDLMLLEIGESIEL